From Palaemon carinicauda isolate YSFRI2023 chromosome 29, ASM3689809v2, whole genome shotgun sequence, one genomic window encodes:
- the LOC137622527 gene encoding piggyBac transposable element-derived protein 4-like, producing the protein MEMFSPKTGPPIYFAAMSEYRFCFLLSCLRFDDKDTRAQRQTTNKFAAIRVIWDIFIDNCGKMYVPSETVTVDEQLLAFHGNCPFRMYIPSKPAKYGIKLFLICDSKSKYMLRAIPYLGKEGTQPQARGGINVGHKITKDFKEPYHNRNRNVTTDNWFSSAPLVTDLLHNCGMTLVGTVKANKKEIPQEMKETRTRIVGSSAFLFVNDMTLVSYCKDTS; encoded by the coding sequence ATGGAAATGTTTAGCCCCAAGACCGGCCCACCAATTTATTTTGCAGCCATGTCAGAGTACCGCTTCTGCTTCCTTCTCAGCTGTTTGAGATTTGATGACAAAGACACAAGAGCTCAGAGACAGACAACGAACAAGTTTGCAGCTATTCGTGTTATCTGGGACATCTTTATTGACAACTGTGGGAAAATGTACGTCCCAAGTGAAACAGTTACAGTGGATGAACAGCTGCTGGCATTCCATGGAAACTGCCCATTCCGCATGTATATTCCTAGCAAACCAGCAAAATATGGGATCAAACTTTTCCTTATTTGTGACAGTAAAAGCAAGTACATGCTGAGAGCAATACCCTACCTGGGGAAAGAAGGCACACAACCTCAGGCCCGGGGTGGCATAAACGTTGGTCATAAGATCACAAAGGATTTTAAAGAACCCTACCACAATAGAAACAGAAACGTAACCACCGACAATTGGTTTAGTTCTGCGCCCTTGGTCACTGATCTTCTACACAACTGCGGCATGACCCTAGTTGGCACTGTGAAAGCAAACAAGAAAGAAATTCCCCAGGAAATGAAAGAAACAAGAACTAGGATAGTAGGTTCTAGTGCATTCTTATTCGTGAATGACATGACGTTGGTGTCATACTGCAAGGACACTTCATGA